A single genomic interval of Streptomyces sp. 1222.5 harbors:
- a CDS encoding GNAT family N-acetyltransferase, whose protein sequence is MRPDDWHLTEDLDELLDRAGDFLRSEPALHTVPLTVTDALRRRGPHVYGDEPPLFGVLGAAGRVRAVLLHTPPFPLHVTPLTPDGAGALAARLADAGHPVPGVFGERETAAALAAAWQRCTGAEAAVHQRQRLYRLAGLTLPGPEPEGRARIAGPGDRDLLIRWYGEFTEAVGAEPQDPAEWADARIARGGATLWETPDGTPASMAGATPEIAGQVRVAPVYTPAALRGRGYAGAVTAEVSRAARDSGVPEILLYTDLANPTSNALYQRIGYRPVADFAVWRFGG, encoded by the coding sequence ATGCGCCCCGACGACTGGCACCTGACCGAAGACCTGGACGAACTCCTCGACCGCGCGGGCGACTTCCTGCGCTCCGAACCGGCCCTGCACACGGTTCCGTTGACGGTGACGGACGCGCTCCGCCGCCGCGGCCCGCACGTCTACGGCGACGAACCGCCCCTGTTCGGCGTGCTGGGGGCGGCGGGCAGGGTCCGGGCCGTGCTGCTGCACACTCCGCCCTTCCCCCTCCACGTCACCCCGCTCACCCCGGACGGGGCCGGTGCCCTCGCGGCGCGGCTGGCGGACGCCGGGCACCCGGTGCCGGGGGTCTTCGGTGAACGGGAGACGGCGGCGGCCCTCGCGGCGGCCTGGCAGCGGTGCACCGGCGCGGAGGCCGCCGTCCACCAGCGGCAACGGCTGTACCGGCTGGCCGGGCTGACCTTGCCCGGACCGGAGCCGGAAGGCCGGGCACGGATCGCGGGCCCGGGGGACCGTGACCTGCTGATCCGCTGGTACGGGGAGTTCACGGAGGCGGTGGGAGCGGAGCCCCAGGACCCCGCCGAGTGGGCCGACGCCCGTATCGCCCGCGGTGGGGCCACCCTGTGGGAGACGCCGGACGGCACCCCGGCCTCGATGGCCGGAGCGACCCCGGAGATCGCCGGCCAGGTCCGTGTCGCCCCCGTCTACACCCCGGCCGCCCTGCGCGGACGCGGATACGCGGGCGCGGTCACGGCGGAGGTGAGCCGGGCCGCGCGGGACTCCGGCGTACCGGAGATCCTCCTCTACACGGACCTGGCCAACCCGACGAGCAACGCCCTCTACCAGCGGATCGGGTACCGGCCGGTCGCGGACTTCGCGGTGTGGCGGTTCGGCGGGTGA
- a CDS encoding Zn-ribbon domain-containing OB-fold protein: MGAARYDLPEPDAFTRPYWAAAAEGRLLIRRCAQCGRAHHYPREFCPYCWSEEVGWEEASGRATLYTWSTVHRNDLPPFGERTPYTAAVVDLAEGPRMMTQVVACAEAELAAGMPLRVTFREGNPVFGPEGESRS; encoded by the coding sequence ATGGGCGCGGCGCGCTACGACCTCCCCGAACCCGACGCCTTCACGCGCCCCTACTGGGCGGCGGCGGCCGAGGGCCGGCTGCTGATCCGGCGCTGCGCGCAGTGCGGCCGGGCCCACCACTACCCCCGCGAGTTCTGCCCGTACTGCTGGAGCGAGGAGGTCGGATGGGAGGAGGCGAGCGGCCGGGCCACTCTCTACACCTGGTCCACGGTCCATCGCAACGACCTGCCTCCCTTCGGCGAGCGCACCCCGTACACGGCGGCCGTGGTCGACCTGGCGGAGGGGCCGAGGATGATGACGCAGGTGGTGGCGTGCGCCGAGGCGGAACTGGCGGCCGGAATGCCGCTGCGGGTGACGTTCCGCGAGGGAAATCCGGTGTTCGGCCCGGAGGGTGAGAGCCGATCATGA
- a CDS encoding pyridoxal 5'-phosphate synthase has protein sequence MAQQDLHELLRSQRVWAPGTTQLRPFDPATAPPTPLTLFTHWFAEAVAAGQPEPHTMSLATVDEDGKPDVRIVMLHGADVDGWSFATHATSRKGRALRAHPDAALAFYWPVLGRQVRVRGTVTPAPSEESQADLHARTTGALAAALTGRQSEELDSLEELGRASEAAWEKARENPAEPSPTWTLYRLRPETVEFFQGDADRRHVRLEYRSTGFGWSRGLLWP, from the coding sequence ATGGCACAACAGGATCTCCACGAACTGCTCCGGTCGCAGCGGGTCTGGGCCCCCGGGACGACGCAGCTGCGGCCCTTCGACCCGGCCACCGCTCCTCCCACACCGCTGACGTTGTTCACGCACTGGTTCGCGGAGGCGGTCGCGGCGGGGCAGCCCGAGCCGCACACGATGTCGCTGGCGACGGTGGACGAGGACGGGAAGCCGGACGTCCGGATCGTGATGCTGCACGGCGCGGACGTCGACGGCTGGTCCTTCGCCACGCACGCCACCAGCCGGAAGGGCCGGGCCCTGCGCGCCCACCCGGACGCCGCCCTGGCCTTCTACTGGCCGGTGCTCGGGCGCCAGGTGCGGGTGCGGGGGACGGTCACCCCGGCGCCGTCCGAGGAGAGCCAGGCCGACCTGCACGCACGGACCACCGGGGCGCTGGCCGCCGCGCTCACCGGCCGGCAGAGCGAGGAGCTGGACTCGCTGGAGGAGCTGGGCCGGGCGTCGGAGGCGGCCTGGGAGAAGGCCCGCGAGAACCCGGCGGAGCCCTCCCCCACCTGGACCCTGTACCGGCTGCGCCCCGAGACGGTGGAGTTCTTCCAGGGCGACGCGGACAGGCGGCACGTACGGCTGGAGTACCGGAGCACCGGGTTCGGCTGGAGCAGGGGGCTGCTGTGGCCGTGA